From a single Collimonas pratensis genomic region:
- the tauA gene encoding taurine ABC transporter substrate-binding protein produces MLNNILKRLPLLAAAVAITASAGAAWGAGQEVNIAYQTVVEPAKIAQADGTYEKASGWKINWKKFDSGADVITAVASGDIQIGYVGSSPLAAAATRELPIETILIAAQIGQAEALVVRNGSGIASAQDLIGKKIAVPFVSTTHYSLLAALKHWGIPASKVQILNLRPQEITAAWQRGDIDAAYVWDPALGKVKESGKVLTNSAEVAKWGAPTFDAWIVRKDFAQKHPDFVTAFVKVTGQAYADYRAHGAEWKAGSTQFEKIARLTAAKQSDIAELLAGSGFPTLSEQQQLLSGATVQALAATSSFLQEQKKVERVLPDYQPYVNPAFAKQAAAQ; encoded by the coding sequence ATGCTTAACAATATTCTGAAACGCCTGCCGCTGCTGGCTGCCGCTGTTGCTATCACCGCTTCTGCCGGCGCGGCATGGGGCGCTGGCCAGGAAGTCAATATCGCCTATCAAACGGTGGTTGAGCCAGCCAAGATTGCCCAGGCGGACGGTACTTACGAAAAAGCCAGCGGCTGGAAAATCAACTGGAAAAAATTCGACAGCGGTGCCGATGTGATCACCGCTGTGGCGTCCGGCGATATCCAGATCGGTTATGTCGGCAGCAGCCCGCTGGCCGCGGCGGCGACGCGTGAACTGCCGATAGAAACCATCCTGATTGCGGCGCAGATCGGCCAGGCGGAAGCGCTGGTGGTACGTAACGGCAGCGGCATCGCCAGCGCGCAGGACCTGATCGGTAAAAAAATCGCCGTGCCTTTCGTTTCGACTACCCATTACAGCCTGCTGGCGGCGCTCAAGCACTGGGGCATTCCAGCTTCCAAGGTGCAAATCCTGAATCTGCGGCCGCAGGAAATCACGGCGGCTTGGCAGCGCGGCGATATCGATGCCGCCTATGTCTGGGATCCGGCGCTCGGCAAGGTAAAGGAGAGCGGCAAAGTGCTGACCAATTCGGCCGAAGTCGCCAAGTGGGGCGCGCCGACCTTCGACGCCTGGATCGTGCGCAAGGATTTCGCGCAAAAGCACCCTGATTTCGTCACTGCATTTGTCAAGGTCACCGGCCAGGCCTATGCCGACTATCGCGCCCATGGCGCGGAATGGAAAGCCGGTTCAACGCAGTTCGAGAAAATTGCCCGTCTGACCGCTGCCAAGCAAAGCGATATTGCCGAACTGCTGGCCGGCAGCGGCTTTCCGACCCTGAGCGAACAGCAACAGTTGCTCAGCGGCGCGACGGTGCAGGCGCTGGCAGCTACTTCAAGCTTCCTGCAAGAACAGAAAAAGGTCGAGCGCGTGCTGCCCGACTACCAGCCCTATGTGAATCCGGCATTCGCTAAACAGGCTGCGGCGCAGTAA
- a CDS encoding taurine ABC transporter ATP-binding protein: protein MIRLQAVSVTYPSAARPVLRDLSLDLHDGRFTVVIGASGCGKTTLLNLIAGFLQPTAGSASIDGLPITGPGAERGVVFQSDALLPWQNVQENVAFGLRLAGQSPQQRQAKAREYLALTGLQDYADAAIWELSGGMRQRVSLARALAVDPRFLLLDEPLGALDALTREQMQEHLLQVWKTTGKGIFMITHSVEEALFLATDLVLLRARPGRVASVRRLHFGERFAAGESARSIKSDPRFVSLREEILEQLLHPQADDVSEEAYS, encoded by the coding sequence ATGATCCGTTTGCAAGCAGTCAGCGTGACTTATCCGTCGGCGGCGCGGCCAGTCTTGCGCGATCTTTCGCTGGATTTGCATGATGGCCGCTTTACCGTGGTGATCGGCGCCTCCGGCTGCGGCAAGACTACCTTGCTTAACTTGATTGCCGGTTTCCTGCAGCCGACTGCAGGCAGCGCCAGCATCGACGGCCTGCCGATCACCGGTCCCGGCGCCGAACGCGGCGTGGTGTTCCAAAGCGACGCCTTGCTGCCTTGGCAGAACGTGCAGGAAAACGTCGCCTTCGGCCTGCGCCTGGCTGGGCAATCGCCGCAGCAGCGCCAGGCCAAGGCGCGCGAATACCTTGCGCTCACCGGTTTGCAGGACTATGCCGACGCCGCCATCTGGGAATTGTCCGGCGGCATGCGCCAGCGCGTCAGCCTGGCGCGCGCGCTGGCGGTCGATCCGCGTTTCCTGCTGCTGGACGAGCCGCTGGGTGCGCTGGATGCCTTGACCCGCGAACAGATGCAAGAGCATTTGCTGCAGGTATGGAAAACCACCGGCAAAGGCATTTTCATGATTACCCATAGCGTCGAGGAAGCCCTGTTCCTGGCGACCGACCTGGTGCTGCTGCGGGCGCGCCCGGGACGGGTCGCCAGCGTGCGCCGGCTGCATTTCGGCGAGCGCTTCGCCGCCGGCGAATCGGCCCGCAGCATCAAGTCCGATCCGCGTTTTGTCAGCCTGCGCGAAGAAATCCTGGAGCAGCTGTTGCATCCGCAGGCAGATGACGTATCAGAGGAAGCCTATTCATGA
- the tauC gene encoding taurine ABC transporter permease TauC, protein MSELSVTLAPLELPHDPVAQMLAPYPAAWQAGRHSPVAARPRTGFVISDRAITLLTALGLLALWWLVSALALVPPLFLPSPLAVLQKFKAVALDGFVDATLWQHAATSVARVFAALLLAIASAVPVGILIGLNRRARAVFDPLIEFYRPIPPLAYLPLIVIWFGIGELSKVLLIYLAIFAPLAIATLHGVRRVEQNRLRAAQTLGATRWQLVRYVILPSAVPDILTGVRIGLGVGWSTLVAAELIAATRGLGFMIQSAAQFLVTDVVIMGILVIALIASSFEYGLRWLQRKYVPWEGRA, encoded by the coding sequence ATGAGCGAGTTGTCCGTTACCCTGGCGCCGCTTGAGCTGCCGCACGATCCGGTGGCGCAAATGCTGGCGCCGTATCCGGCCGCCTGGCAAGCGGGTCGCCACAGTCCAGTGGCGGCCAGGCCGCGTACCGGGTTTGTCATCTCCGACCGCGCCATTACGTTGCTGACCGCGCTGGGCCTGCTCGCGCTCTGGTGGCTGGTCAGCGCGCTGGCGCTGGTGCCGCCGCTGTTCCTGCCGTCGCCGCTGGCAGTGCTGCAGAAATTCAAGGCGGTGGCGCTCGACGGTTTTGTCGATGCTACCTTGTGGCAGCACGCGGCAACCAGTGTCGCCCGCGTGTTTGCGGCATTGCTGCTGGCGATCGCCAGCGCGGTGCCGGTCGGCATCCTGATCGGGCTGAACCGGCGCGCCAGGGCAGTGTTCGATCCGCTCATCGAATTCTACCGGCCGATCCCGCCGCTGGCTTACCTGCCGCTGATCGTGATCTGGTTTGGCATCGGCGAACTGTCGAAAGTGCTGCTGATCTATCTGGCGATCTTTGCGCCGCTGGCGATCGCGACTTTGCATGGCGTGCGCCGGGTCGAGCAGAACCGCCTGCGGGCGGCGCAGACGCTGGGCGCTACGCGCTGGCAGCTGGTGCGTTATGTGATCCTGCCGTCGGCCGTGCCAGACATCCTGACCGGCGTCCGTATCGGCCTGGGCGTGGGCTGGTCGACTCTGGTGGCGGCAGAGTTGATCGCCGCTACCCGCGGGCTAGGCTTCATGATCCAGTCGGCGGCGCAGTTCCTGGTGACCGACGTCGTCATCATGGGCATCTTGGTGATCGCCCTGATTGCCTCGAGCTTCGAATATGGCTTGCGCTGGCTGCAACGCAAATACGTGCCTTGGGAAGGGCGCGCATAG
- a CDS encoding SDR family oxidoreductase, with product MSGIKDKVVIITGASSGIGEATARILAAHGARVVLGARRTERLETLAGLIRTAGGVAEYQALDVTKRSQLEDIVALAKSRFGRVDVIVNNAGVMPLSTLEQLKVDEWERMVDVNIKGVLYGIAAALPVMQAQGSGQIINVASVGGHRVVPTAAVYSATKFAVRAISDGLRQEVSNIRVTVISPGVTESELADSISDPDARLNMQTYRKIAISAEAVARTVLFAIEQPADVDLSEIVVRPTASPH from the coding sequence ATGTCTGGAATTAAAGATAAGGTTGTCATCATCACCGGCGCCAGCAGCGGCATCGGCGAAGCCACCGCCCGCATTCTGGCGGCGCATGGCGCCCGGGTAGTGCTGGGTGCGCGCCGCACCGAGCGCCTGGAAACCTTGGCGGGATTGATCCGCACGGCCGGCGGAGTAGCAGAATATCAAGCCCTGGATGTCACCAAGCGCAGCCAGCTTGAGGATATCGTGGCGCTCGCCAAAAGCCGCTTCGGCCGGGTCGACGTCATCGTCAACAATGCCGGCGTCATGCCGCTGTCGACGCTGGAGCAGTTGAAGGTGGATGAATGGGAGCGCATGGTGGATGTCAACATCAAGGGCGTACTGTACGGCATCGCTGCGGCGTTGCCGGTGATGCAGGCTCAGGGCAGCGGCCAGATCATCAACGTGGCTTCGGTCGGTGGCCATCGGGTAGTGCCCACTGCGGCGGTATATAGCGCCACCAAGTTTGCGGTACGGGCGATTTCCGACGGCTTGCGCCAAGAGGTGAGCAATATCCGGGTCACCGTGATCTCGCCCGGCGTCACCGAATCCGAACTGGCCGACAGCATCAGCGACCCCGACGCCAGGCTGAACATGCAAACCTACCGCAAGATTGCGATTTCCGCCGAAGCGGTGGCGCGCACAGTTCTATTCGCCATCGAACAGCCGGCCGACGTCGACCTCAGCGAAATCGTGGTGCGCCCTACCGCCAGTCCACACTAG
- a CDS encoding AraC family transcriptional regulator, giving the protein MAESEAISAERAVSLQQAELARLIAQYAATDGVHQTAIAPLNVVRMSQPSVPTHSLHKPALCIIAQGQKRAMLVDEVYVYNSASYLVVSVDLPVSGQVTQASPELPYLCMRLDLDPKEIGELIMATERRAKKNDSPARGMFVSKATTSLLDAVLRLMQLLAAPQDIPVLAPLAMREILYRLLQEEQGGMLQQIAMSDSQAQHVVKAIELIKRDYRLPLRIENLAREANMSSSSLHHHFKAVTAMTPLQYQKQLRLQEARRLLFTEVGDAATAGHLVGYESPSQFSREYNRMFGAPPARDAARLRSVGQATVSAV; this is encoded by the coding sequence ATGGCAGAATCAGAAGCAATCTCGGCAGAGCGCGCGGTGTCTTTGCAGCAAGCCGAACTGGCGCGCCTGATTGCGCAATACGCCGCCACCGACGGCGTGCACCAGACCGCGATCGCGCCGCTCAACGTGGTGCGCATGTCGCAACCCTCGGTGCCGACGCACTCCTTGCACAAGCCGGCCTTGTGCATCATCGCCCAGGGCCAGAAGCGGGCGATGCTGGTCGATGAAGTGTATGTCTACAACTCCGCCAGCTATCTGGTGGTATCGGTCGACCTGCCGGTATCGGGCCAGGTCACGCAAGCCTCGCCGGAGTTGCCGTACTTGTGCATGCGGCTGGATCTTGATCCGAAAGAAATCGGCGAGCTGATCATGGCCACCGAACGTCGCGCCAAGAAGAACGACTCGCCGGCGCGCGGCATGTTTGTCAGCAAAGCCACCACCAGTTTGCTGGATGCGGTATTGCGCCTGATGCAATTGTTGGCGGCGCCTCAGGATATCCCGGTGCTGGCGCCGCTGGCGATGCGCGAAATCCTGTACCGGCTGTTGCAGGAGGAGCAGGGCGGCATGCTGCAGCAGATTGCCATGTCCGATAGCCAGGCGCAGCATGTGGTCAAGGCCATCGAACTGATCAAGCGCGATTACCGGCTACCGCTGCGCATCGAGAATCTGGCGCGCGAGGCCAACATGAGCTCGTCCTCGCTGCACCACCATTTCAAGGCAGTGACGGCTATGACGCCCTTGCAGTACCAGAAACAGCTGCGGCTGCAAGAAGCGCGCCGCCTGCTGTTTACCGAGGTCGGCGATGCCGCTACTGCCGGTCATCTGGTCGGCTATGAAAGTCCGTCGCAGTTCAGCCGAGAGTACAACCGCATGTTTGGCGCCCCGCCGGCGCGCGACGCTGCGCGCTTGCGTAGCGTCGGGCAGGCTACGGTCAGCGCGGTGTAG